One part of the Phragmites australis chromosome 3, lpPhrAust1.1, whole genome shotgun sequence genome encodes these proteins:
- the LOC133911200 gene encoding putrescine hydroxycinnamoyltransferase 3-like, with translation MKVKIESSNTVKPLYDGVAPSTDESVPLNVFDRVTYDTHIAVIYAFRPPNPPNAALEQGLAKALAMYREWAGQLGDGPDGRPAILLNDRGARFLEATVDAPLAGSMPFKPSPELLRLHPSIDSPVEELVQVQLTRFSCGSLVVGFTAHHHVADGQATSNFLVAWGLASRRLPVGPIPISDRATRFPPRDRPLVEFPHRETEYYLPAKKHGGDEDDEELGGVAHDKIKVHKVHFTKEFVGKLKARASSGLPPQRRGYSTFESVVGHLWRTVTAARGLGEGETTKLRISVNGRTRMRPPVPRDYFGNMVLWAFPRSDAGDLISRTVHHAADLIHRAVARVDDAYFRSFIDFASSGAVEAEGLAPTADESQVVLCPDLEMDSWLGINFYDLNFGGGCPFYFMPSYLPMEGTLFLVPSFLGDGSIEAYVSLFENHLEEFKKICYNIA, from the coding sequence ATGAAGGTTAAGATCGAGAGTTCCAACACCGTCAAGCCATTGTACGACGGCGTGGCTCCGAGCACCGACGAGAGTGTGCCTCTCAACGTGTTCGACAGGGTGACCTACGACACGCATATTGCCGTCATCTACGCGTTCCGGCCGCCGAACCCGCCGAACGCCGCGCTGGAGCAGGGGCTGGCCAAGGCGCTCGCCATGTACCGGGAGTGGGCGGGGCAGCTCGGCGATGGGCCCGACGGCAGGCCGGCCATCCTGCTCAACGACAGGGGCGCGCGGTTCTTGGAGGCCACCGTAGACGCGCCTCTGGCTGGGTCGATGCCGTTCAAGCCGTCGCCGGAGCTGCTGCGGCTGCACCCCAGCATCGACAGCCCCGTGGAGGAGCTCGTGCAGGTGCAGCTGACGCGGTTCTCGTGCGGGTCCCTTGTCGTCGGGTTCACGGCGCACCACCACGTCGCCGACGGGCAGGCCACCAGCAACTTCCTCGTGGCGTGGGGGCTTGCATCGCGGCGGCTGCCAGTGGGACCGATCCCCATCAGCGACAGGGCAACTCGGTTCCCGCCACGGGACAGGCCGCTCGTCGAGTTTCCCCACCGCGAGACAGAGTACTACCTGCCTGCCAAGAAGCACGGCGGggacgaggacgacgaggagctcGGCGGCGTGGCGCACGACAAGATCAAGGTTCACAAGGTGCACTTCACGAAGGAGTTCGTCGGGAAACTCAAGGCGCGGGCGTCGTCGGGGCTCCCGCCGCAGCGGCGCGGGTACAGCACCTTCGAGAGCGTGGTGGGTCACCTCTGGCGCACGGTCACCGCGGCGCGCGGCCTGGGCGAAGGCGAGACGACCAAGCTCCGCATCTCCGTGAACGGGCGGACGCGCATGCGGCCCCCCGTGCCGCGAGACTACTTCGGCAACATGGTCCTCTGGGCGTTCCCGCGGTCCGACGCCGGCGACCTCATCTCCCGCACCGTCCATCATGCCGCCGACCTCATCCACCGCGCCGTGGCCCGCGTGGACGACGCCTACTTCCGTTCCTTCATCGACTTCGCGTCCTCGGGCGCCGTGGAGGCGGAGGGGCTGGCGCCCACCGCCGACGAGTCGCAGGTGGTGCTGTGCCCGGACCTGGAGATGGACAGCTGGCTAGGGATCAACTTCTACGACCTGAACTTCGGCGGCGGGTGCCCGTTCTACTTCATGCCGTCGTACCTGCCCATGGAAGGCACCCTGTTCCTCGTGCCCTCTTTCCTCGGCGACGGCAGCATCGAGGCCTACGTTTCCCTTTTCGAGAACCACCTGGAGGAGTTCAAGAAGATATGCTACAATATCGCCTAG